A window of the Danio aesculapii chromosome 10, fDanAes4.1, whole genome shotgun sequence genome harbors these coding sequences:
- the stc1l gene encoding stanniocalcin 1, like, translating to MLLKSGFLLLVVLAACAFCTTQESTQPRRARFSSNTPSDVARCLNGALQVGCATFACLENSTCDTDGMHEICNVFLHTAAVFNTEGKTFVKESIKCMANGITSKVFQTIKRCSTFQKMIAEVQEECYKKLDLCEVARSNPEAIGDVVQVPNTFPNRYYSTLLQSLMECEEDTVEVVRAGLVSRLGPDMATLFQLLQNKPCPSEPAAAAEPSESQTGFRWPPMFKIQPNMYNRDQTHLFARKRSIVGSP from the exons ATGCTCCTGAAAAGCGGATTTCTTTTGCTGGTGGTTTTGGCTGCGTGTGCATTTTGCACAACTCAGGAATCCACACAACCAAGACGAGCACGATTCTCATCCAACACCCCTT CTGATGTTGCTCGCTGTCTAAATGGCGCTCTGCAAGTGGGCTGCGCGACCTTCGCATGTCTGGAAAACTCCACCTGCGACACAGACGGCATGCACGAGATCTGCAACGTCTTCCTCCACACTGCTGCTGTTTTTAACACAGAG GGTAAAACGTTTGTGAAAGAGAGCATCAAGTGCATGGCCAACGGCATCACCTCCAAAGTGTTCCAGACCATCAAGCGCTGCTCCACCTTCCAGAAGATGATTGCTGAGGTGCAAGAGGAGTGTTATAAGAAGCTTGACCTCTGTGAAGTGGCCCGATCAAACCCTGAGGCCATTGGAGACGTGGTGCAGGTGCCCAACACCTTCCCCAACAG GTATTACAGCACGCTTCTGCAGAGTTTAATGGAGTGTGAGGAGGACACTGTGGAGGTGGTTCGAGCTGGTCTGGTGTCCAGACTGGGACCAGATATGGCCACACTCTTCCAGCTGCTTCAAAACAAACCCTGCCCATCCGAACCTGCAGCCGCCGCCGAGCCTTCCGAAAGCCAAACCGGCTTCCGCTGGCCTCCAATGTTCAAGATCCAGCCAAATATGTATAACAGAGACCAGACTCACCTGTTTGCCAGAAAACGCTCTATTGTGGGAAGCCCTTAA
- the rhobtb2b gene encoding rho-related BTB domain-containing protein 2 — MHHFSSLRSQFTDTDMDYERPNVETIKCVVVGDNAVGKTRLICARACNATLTQYQLLATHVPTVWAIDQYRVCQEVLERSRDVVDDVSVSLRLWDTFGDHHKDRRFAYGRSDVVVLCFSIANPNSLFHVKTMWYPEIKHFCPRAPVILVGCQLDLRYADLEAVNRARRPLARPIKANEILAPEKGREVAKELCVPYYETSVVAQFGVKDVFDNAIRAALISRRHLQFWKSHLRDVQRPLLQAPFLPPKPPPPVITVPPAPSPTDEHPGRLLEEPLCADVMLVLQEHHRVFAHKVYLATASSKFYDLFVQDSVLGRESPARADSFDIENATSHQHPVSESVDEDNTVKMRACISDGTLTNDATREIGHGGRLSSALSRAFISMRRESVQDPVTLISRPMTVVHLDPSVLFGPFAVVLRYLYTGRLDENEKDLMHIAHIAELLEVFDLRMMVANILNNEAFMNQEITKAFHVRRTNRVKECLAKGTFSDVVFKLDDGTVEAHKPLLISSCDWMAAMFGGPFVESCTKEVSFPNTSRSSMQAVLEYLYTGRFCSRPDLDTMELIILANRLCLPHLVALTELHTVTVLKESAAAGTDIDGDVLLYLEMAQFHCAEQLTNWCLHHICTNYNNVCRKFPRDMRAKSAENQEYFEKQRWPPVWFLKEDDHYQRALKERQQEDSLNLKRQSRRRWTLRSIQSPAPPSSPSSSGSSAII; from the exons ATGCATCACTTCAGTTCACTTCG GTCTCAGTTTACAGATACTGACATGGACTATGAGAGGCCAAATGTGGAGACCATTAAATGTGTGGTGGTTGGAGACAACGCTGTGGGAAAGACACGTCTGATCTGCGCCAGAGCATGCAACGCCACGCTTACACAGTACCAGCTACTGGCCACACACGTGCCCACTGTCTGGGCCATTGACCAGTACAGAGTCTGCCAGGAG GTTCTGGAGCGCTCTAGAGATGTAGTGGATGATGTGAGCGTGTCTCTTCGATTATGGGATACATTTGGAGATCACCACAAGGACCGCCGCTTCGCTTACGGCAG GTCAGATGTGGTGGTCCTGTGTTTCTCAATCGCCAACCCGAATTCTCTGTTTCACGTGAAGACCATGTGGTACCCAGAGATTAAACACTTCTGCCCTCGTGCCCCAGTCATCCTGGTGGGCTGCCAGCTAGACCTGCGCTACGCTGACCTGGAGGCCGTTAACAGGGCACGGAGACCACTCGCAAG ACCCATCAAAGCCAATGAGATTCTTGCTCCAGAGAAGGGCCGTGAGGTGGCCAAAGAGCTGTGCGTGCCATATTACGAGACCAGCGTAGTGGCTCAGTTTGGGGTGAAGGACGTGTTTGATAATGCCATCCGCGCTGCCCTCATCTCACGGCGCCACCTGCAGTTCTGGAAGTCTCACCTGCGGGACGTCCAGCGGCCTCTTCTCCAAGCACCCTTCCTGCCTCCCAAACCTCCTCCTCCAGTTATAACCGTCCCGCCGGCTCCATCCCCCACAGATGAGCATCCAGGACGGCTTCTGGAGGAGCCGCTGTGTGCTGATGTGATGCTGGTCCTTCAGGAGCACCACAGAGTGTTTGCTCATAAAGTCTACCTCGCTACGGCTTCCTCGAAATTCTACGACCTCTTCGTTCAGGATTCAGTGTTGGGACGGGAGTCTCCTGCTCGAGCGGACAGTTTTGACAT tgaaaatgcaaccTCACATCAACATCCTGTGTCCGAAAGTGTTGATGAAGACAATACGGTGAAAATGAGGGCCTGTATTAGCGACGGGACCCTAACTAATGATGCGACCCGGGAAATAGGTCACGGAGGGAGACTTTCTTCAGCTTTGAGTCGTGCTTTTATCAGCATGAGGAGAGAAAGCGTTCAGGATCCTGTTACGCTTATTTCTCGACCAATGACAGTGGTGCATTTGGATCCCTCAGTACTGTTTGGGCCGTTTGCTGTGGTCCTGCGCTATCTCTATACGGGACGGCTGGATGAAAATGAAAAGGATTTGATGCACATTGCTCACATCGCGGAGCTGCTGGAGGTTTTCGACCTGCGCATGATGGTTGCTAATATTCTTAATAATGAAGCGTTTATGAATCAGGAGATCACAAAGGCTTTCCATGTGCGACGCACCAATCGGGTGAAGGAGTGCTTGGCTAAAGGAACCTTCTCAG ATGTGGTGTTTAAGCTGGATGACGGCACTGTGGAGGCCCATAAACCCCTGCTCATCTCCAGCTGTGATTGGATGGCTGCTATGTTCGGTGGGCCTTTTGTGGAGAGCTGCACTAAAGAG GTGTCGTTCCCGAACACGAGCCGCAGCAGCATGCAGGCGGTGCTGGAATATCTCTACACGGGACGCTTCTGCTCCAGACCCGACCTGGACACCATGGAGCTCATCATTCTGGCCAATCGCCTCTGTCTGCCGCATCTGGTCGCCCTCACAG agcTCCACACTGTGACTGTCCTGAAGGAGAGCGCTGCGGCGGGCACAGATATTGATGGAGACGTGCTGCTATATCTAGAGATGGCTCAG ttcCACTGTGCCGAGCAGCTCACCAACTGGTGCCTTCATCACATCTGCACCAACTACAACAACGTGTGCCGCAAGTTTCCCAGAGACATGAGGGCCAAATCAGCAG AAAACCAGGAGTACTTTGAGAAGCAGCGCTGGCCGCCGGTCTGGTTCCTGAAGGAGGACGATCACTATCAGCGAGCCCTGAAGGAGCGGCAGCAGGAGGACAGTCTCAACCTGAAGAGGCAGAGCAGGAGGAGGTGGACACTGAGGAGCATACAGAGCCCTGCGCCGCcatcatcaccttcatcatcaGGCTCCTCTGCTATCATCTGA